The Candidatus Koribacter versatilis Ellin345 genome has a segment encoding these proteins:
- a CDS encoding Do family serine endopeptidase codes for MTPPTSGSWQRLRANRFASVLVILATLSLGILIGTVISSTVKGNEKQVSSSDATPLQIPEPKQLSNQFAQIAKQLEPAVVNINTESTMKHPSIKGRRGQQTPPDDDEDNQDDQDQGPGGGQDSPFQDFFDRFFGGQGGGGQMPQQDLRQRALGSGIIIDPKGYIITNDHVVDKADKIKVNLMGDPETVSYDATVIGVDKETDLAVIKINVKHDLPYAKLGNSEGVQVGDWVLALGSPFGLNSTMTAGIVSAKGRNIVPQRQFQQFIQTDAAINPGNSGGPLVDMAGEVIGINTAIFTTGGGYQGVGFALPSNTVIQVYNQLIAPDHKVSRGSIGVEFNAVANPAVARVYGVTTGVTVANVTPNGPAQKAGIQTGDTIVSVDGKPVKNGDELVADISARKPGSTAKVGFVRNGKEQSASVTIADRSKLYAARLGGGGEEQGEGGEGQPQPSKFGATVQNITPEMAQQLKLPNTKGVVVSNVKQDSFAESVGLGRGDVILEINKQPVTNEDDFRRIQGSLKSGADVVFLVRPRGRDNGTIFMAGTLP; via the coding sequence ATGACACCGCCCACCAGCGGTTCCTGGCAGCGCCTGAGAGCCAATCGGTTCGCTTCTGTTCTTGTGATCCTGGCCACTCTCTCGCTCGGCATTCTGATCGGAACCGTGATCTCTTCGACTGTGAAGGGCAACGAAAAACAGGTCAGCAGCTCGGACGCAACTCCGCTGCAGATCCCTGAGCCCAAGCAGCTTTCCAACCAGTTCGCGCAGATTGCGAAACAGCTCGAACCGGCGGTGGTCAACATCAACACCGAGTCCACCATGAAGCACCCTTCCATCAAGGGACGACGCGGCCAGCAAACGCCTCCCGATGACGACGAGGATAATCAGGACGATCAGGACCAAGGCCCGGGCGGCGGGCAGGACAGCCCCTTCCAGGACTTCTTCGATCGCTTCTTCGGTGGCCAGGGTGGCGGCGGGCAAATGCCCCAGCAGGACCTCCGTCAGCGCGCCCTTGGCTCCGGCATCATCATTGACCCGAAGGGCTACATCATCACCAACGATCACGTGGTTGATAAAGCCGACAAGATCAAGGTCAACCTCATGGGCGACCCTGAGACCGTCAGCTACGACGCTACGGTCATCGGCGTGGACAAGGAAACCGATCTCGCCGTCATCAAGATCAACGTGAAGCACGATCTTCCTTACGCGAAGCTCGGCAACTCCGAGGGCGTACAGGTCGGTGACTGGGTTCTTGCCCTCGGCAGCCCCTTCGGTCTTAACTCGACCATGACTGCCGGAATCGTCTCCGCCAAGGGCCGCAACATCGTCCCGCAGCGCCAGTTCCAGCAGTTCATCCAGACCGACGCCGCCATCAACCCCGGCAACTCCGGCGGTCCGCTCGTGGACATGGCCGGTGAGGTCATCGGCATCAACACCGCGATCTTCACCACCGGCGGCGGCTACCAGGGTGTTGGCTTTGCGCTACCCTCCAACACGGTCATACAGGTTTATAACCAGCTCATCGCGCCCGATCACAAGGTCTCGCGCGGCTCCATCGGCGTGGAATTCAACGCGGTAGCGAATCCCGCGGTAGCGCGTGTTTACGGCGTCACCACGGGCGTTACGGTAGCCAACGTCACTCCCAATGGACCGGCACAAAAGGCCGGCATCCAGACGGGCGACACCATCGTTTCTGTGGATGGCAAGCCCGTAAAGAATGGCGATGAACTCGTCGCTGACATCTCTGCGCGCAAGCCGGGCTCGACCGCGAAGGTCGGCTTCGTTCGCAACGGCAAGGAACAGTCTGCAAGCGTCACGATCGCGGATCGCTCCAAGCTCTACGCCGCGCGTCTTGGCGGCGGTGGCGAAGAGCAGGGTGAAGGCGGCGAAGGCCAGCCCCAGCCCAGCAAGTTCGGTGCGACCGTGCAGAACATTACGCCTGAGATGGCGCAGCAGTTGAAGCTGCCCAACACCAAGGGCGTTGTGGTCAGCAACGTGAAGCAGGACAGCTTTGCGGAGTCTGTCGGCCTTGGCCGCGGCGACGTGATCCTCGAGATCAACAAACAGCCCGTCACCAACGAAGACGATTTCCGCCGCATTCAGGGCAGCCTCAAGAGCGGTGCTGACGTCGTCTTCCTCGTCCGTCCTCGCGGACGCGATAACGGAACCATTTTCATGGCCGGAACCTTGCCGTAA
- a CDS encoding DMT family transporter, whose protein sequence is MSRSLKAHILLIAVTFVWGSTFVLIKAALADVTPLLFNAVRMTLAGLALGLVYWKALRKMNRAEFIDGMLVALMMYFGYEFQTSGLKLTTPSKSALLTGMSVVLVPLILHFGWRKHVSKWTIFGVLIACVGLFLLTVPAGTSRGFSLTEMNLGDLLSMGCAVCFAFQIILVGRASERHGFEPIAFLQVAGAAVLMFATVPIAEHAHVTWSSTVIWAILVTGLLGTAAAFTVQAWAQQFMPATNTALIFLLEPVFAWATSFVILHERLNSRSSLGAVLILVGVVLSELLGSQDHPSEEIRVS, encoded by the coding sequence TTGTCGCGCTCCCTCAAAGCCCACATCCTTCTGATCGCCGTCACCTTCGTTTGGGGCTCGACCTTCGTTCTGATCAAGGCCGCGCTCGCCGACGTCACACCGCTGCTCTTCAACGCAGTCCGCATGACGCTCGCCGGCCTCGCCCTCGGCCTCGTCTACTGGAAAGCTTTGCGCAAGATGAATCGCGCCGAGTTCATCGACGGTATGCTCGTCGCGCTCATGATGTACTTCGGCTATGAATTCCAGACCTCTGGCTTAAAGTTGACCACGCCCTCGAAGTCCGCGCTTCTCACTGGCATGTCCGTCGTCCTCGTGCCGCTGATCCTCCACTTCGGATGGCGCAAACACGTCAGCAAGTGGACCATTTTCGGCGTCCTGATCGCCTGCGTCGGTCTCTTCCTCCTCACCGTTCCAGCCGGCACGAGCCGTGGCTTCTCTTTAACTGAAATGAATCTCGGCGATCTGCTCAGCATGGGTTGCGCCGTCTGTTTCGCATTTCAAATCATCCTCGTCGGACGCGCTAGCGAACGTCACGGCTTCGAACCGATCGCCTTCCTGCAAGTCGCCGGTGCCGCCGTCCTGATGTTTGCGACGGTTCCCATCGCCGAACACGCCCACGTGACATGGAGTTCCACCGTCATCTGGGCGATCCTTGTCACTGGCCTTCTCGGCACCGCGGCAGCATTCACGGTGCAAGCCTGGGCGCAGCAGTTCATGCCGGCGACGAATACCGCGTTAATTTTTCTCTTGGAGCCGGTTTTTGCTTGGGCCACTTCGTTCGTCATCCTCCACGAACGCCTCAACTCTCGCTCCTCGCTTGGGGCTGTGTTGATCCTCGTTGGCGTGGTTCTCTCGGAATTGTTGGGCAGCCAAGACCACCCCTCGGAGGAGATCAGGGTCTCATAG
- a CDS encoding ABC transporter permease, producing MMAADFFISFSCEWLKRKRSLSSVLIVIGALFTPAIVFASRLFHRQQLLKLSAAAGFWESLWASSWESMAVFFLPMAAILITALVTQIEFRNNSWKQVLTLPLHPLTIFSSKLAVIVLLVLEFLVLFDLGIYVSGVGPCLLLPGVPLPQSRLPATTFAAGTLRYFLACLPIVAVQYLLSLRFKNFLVSVGVGFMAWVAALAALSSRWVFLIPHSLTILVYLEHDARKRSVPPALDPLWVSGIYAVAFTVIAYWLFLSRRQKG from the coding sequence ATGATGGCCGCCGACTTCTTCATTTCGTTTTCCTGCGAATGGCTCAAGCGCAAACGTAGCCTCAGCTCTGTGTTGATCGTGATCGGCGCTCTCTTCACGCCAGCGATTGTCTTCGCCTCACGGCTGTTTCATCGACAACAATTACTCAAGCTCAGCGCCGCCGCCGGCTTCTGGGAGTCACTCTGGGCGAGTTCCTGGGAATCCATGGCAGTGTTCTTTCTGCCCATGGCTGCGATCCTCATCACGGCTCTCGTCACCCAGATTGAATTCCGCAACAACTCATGGAAACAGGTACTCACGCTCCCGCTTCATCCGCTGACGATCTTCTCCTCCAAGTTGGCCGTGATCGTTCTCCTCGTGCTGGAGTTCCTCGTACTCTTCGACCTTGGGATCTACGTCTCCGGAGTCGGCCCTTGTCTGTTGTTGCCCGGAGTTCCGCTTCCGCAATCGCGCCTTCCCGCAACTACTTTCGCCGCTGGCACACTGCGATATTTCCTCGCTTGTCTTCCCATCGTGGCGGTTCAGTATCTCCTTAGCCTGCGGTTCAAGAACTTTCTCGTCTCGGTCGGCGTCGGATTCATGGCCTGGGTCGCGGCATTGGCGGCACTGTCTTCGCGTTGGGTGTTCCTCATTCCCCATTCCCTCACCATTCTCGTGTACCTCGAGCACGACGCAAGAAAACGCAGTGTTCCTCCCGCACTCGATCCTCTCTGGGTGTCGGGGATCTACGCGGTCGCGTTCACCGTGATCGCTTACTGGCTCTTTCTATCTCGACGACAAAAGGGATAG
- a CDS encoding ABC transporter ATP-binding protein, giving the protein MPADVTPTLCLSTQDLTHRYAGHEAPVLTDVNLKVAEGSIYGFLGPNGAGKTTTLRLVLGLLQKQQGTISILQRDLDSHRIEVLKHVGSLIETPSLYEHLTAVENLQIMQRIHRAPATRIDEVLSPLGLFSARHKKAGQYSLGMKQRLSIAIALLHRPSLLILDEPTNGLDPSGIIEIRELLKKLNREDGVTILISSHLLGEIEKIATHVGVIHRGRLMFQGTLAELRETALATGTATVCTSDNLQALKVIHPHHPDAHFADGRICVPSVSPENLARINRLLVQQGIDVYGLTPSGDDLENIFMEMVSHS; this is encoded by the coding sequence ATGCCTGCTGACGTAACGCCAACCCTTTGCCTCTCGACCCAAGACCTCACCCACCGTTATGCCGGACATGAGGCTCCTGTTCTCACCGACGTCAATCTCAAGGTCGCAGAGGGCAGCATCTACGGATTTCTAGGACCAAACGGCGCCGGTAAAACCACGACGCTCCGTCTCGTCCTTGGACTGCTCCAAAAACAGCAGGGCACGATCTCAATCTTGCAGAGAGACTTGGATTCTCATCGCATCGAGGTCCTCAAGCACGTTGGCTCATTGATCGAGACGCCGTCTCTGTATGAGCACCTCACCGCGGTCGAGAACCTGCAAATCATGCAGCGAATTCACCGCGCTCCCGCAACACGTATCGATGAAGTGCTCTCCCCCCTCGGGCTCTTCTCCGCGCGTCACAAGAAAGCTGGGCAATATTCTCTCGGCATGAAGCAGCGGCTCAGCATCGCCATCGCGCTTCTTCATCGCCCTTCCCTTCTCATCCTCGACGAACCCACGAATGGCCTCGACCCCAGCGGCATTATTGAAATCCGCGAGTTGCTCAAGAAACTCAACCGCGAAGACGGCGTCACCATCCTCATCTCAAGTCATCTGCTCGGCGAGATCGAGAAGATCGCTACCCACGTCGGTGTCATTCATCGCGGCCGACTGATGTTCCAGGGAACTTTGGCGGAGCTCCGCGAGACTGCCCTCGCAACTGGCACCGCCACCGTTTGCACAAGCGACAATCTCCAGGCGTTGAAGGTGATTCATCCGCATCATCCCGACGCCCACTTCGCCGACGGTCGCATTTGCGTGCCGTCGGTTTCGCCCGAGAATCTGGCGCGCATCAATCGTCTGCTCGTGCAGCAGGGGATCGACGTTTACGGCCTCACTCCCTCCGGCGACGATCTCGAAAACATCTTCATGGAAATGGTGTCCCACTCATGA
- a CDS encoding DUF2975 domain-containing protein, with amino-acid sequence MTVLFVGLASLIVLERFGWVAVPIVRHTLSRSAWVHLADEVVGACPEVLFLLSLWGVRAALQRLAQGDLYGAVMVRMLKRVGAMVAAGSFLKVFVEPAAHRWLGYAPGYWIAYDVSGVVLGVVGLALIIVARVLENAAELKAELDGIF; translated from the coding sequence GTGACTGTCCTCTTCGTAGGGCTGGCGAGCCTAATTGTTTTGGAACGATTTGGGTGGGTCGCCGTGCCGATTGTGAGGCACACCCTCAGCCGCAGTGCTTGGGTACATTTGGCAGACGAGGTGGTTGGGGCGTGCCCGGAAGTACTTTTCCTGCTCTCGTTGTGGGGGGTCCGTGCGGCGCTGCAGCGGCTTGCACAGGGAGACCTTTACGGCGCCGTCATGGTGCGGATGCTAAAGCGCGTGGGTGCGATGGTGGCAGCCGGATCGTTCCTGAAGGTGTTTGTGGAACCGGCAGCGCATCGGTGGCTTGGGTACGCTCCGGGATACTGGATCGCCTATGACGTCTCAGGAGTGGTGCTCGGCGTGGTGGGACTGGCGCTGATTATCGTAGCGAGAGTGCTTGAGAATGCCGCAGAGTTGAAAGCGGAGTTGGACGGGATTTTCTAA
- a CDS encoding helix-turn-helix domain-containing protein: protein MPIRTTLDEILAKKNMTARSLAEAIGVSETHLSLFRSGKVRGIRFSTLAKMCKVLNCQPGDLVAYVEGDDVEDLSGEL from the coding sequence ATGCCGATCCGCACGACCCTCGACGAGATATTGGCAAAGAAAAACATGACTGCCCGAAGCCTGGCGGAGGCAATCGGAGTCAGTGAAACGCATCTGTCGTTGTTCCGGTCGGGGAAGGTGCGCGGGATCCGGTTCTCGACCCTGGCAAAAATGTGCAAGGTGCTGAATTGCCAGCCAGGAGATCTCGTTGCTTACGTGGAAGGCGATGACGTGGAAGATCTATCTGGCGAGCTTTGA
- a CDS encoding amidohydrolase, whose amino-acid sequence MKRELLAVLLTATALMAADKKENKSAPQEADAIYYNANVYVAPSKAAAETQSTHDENTAKPSSPAPRPRAFAVKDGKFLAIGTDKEIWIYKGKKTTLVDLKGQFVMPGFNDAHVHLGDGGREMLNVELAGTKSLDEMKQRIAERVKSAAPGEWILGGGWDQTKWTENKLPTRKDLDAVTAGHPAFFDRADGHIAVANSAAITAAKVDKSTTAPAGGAIDHDAKGEPTGIFREGAKGLISSIIPPPTPTQRRKGIELALEDAAQHGITSLQDNSPWEDFLVYEELESEGKLTARIAEWLPFTAELNTLDQHRSHHPGSDPMLHTTMLKGFMDGSLGSRTAALQRPYEDDPTNKGLPQFDQETLNKLADERIAAGYQLGFHAIGDEGVQMALDAFAEAQRYLRDHNQNGRDLHDLRFRIEHSQVLSSDQFQRYKELGVIASMQPNHLLTDMNWALDRLGTARARYSYAWRDFLDAGVPLAFGTDYPVEPITPFRGLYAAVTRQNEAMNREFFPVQKITIDEAIAAYTEGAAYAQFEESLKGRIAPGMYADFVVLDRDITDIRPHDILGTQVLRTVVGGKTVYEVE is encoded by the coding sequence ATGAAACGTGAACTCCTGGCGGTGCTCCTCACCGCGACTGCTCTCATGGCTGCCGATAAGAAGGAAAATAAATCTGCCCCGCAAGAAGCGGACGCGATCTATTACAACGCGAACGTTTACGTCGCTCCCTCGAAAGCGGCCGCGGAAACTCAATCTACTCACGACGAGAACACCGCAAAGCCATCATCGCCCGCACCGCGTCCCCGTGCCTTCGCGGTGAAAGACGGCAAGTTCCTCGCCATCGGCACCGACAAAGAAATCTGGATCTACAAGGGCAAAAAGACCACCCTGGTCGACCTCAAAGGCCAGTTCGTCATGCCCGGCTTCAACGACGCTCACGTCCATCTCGGCGACGGCGGCCGCGAAATGCTCAACGTTGAACTCGCCGGCACTAAATCTCTCGACGAGATGAAGCAGCGCATCGCCGAACGCGTGAAGTCCGCCGCCCCCGGCGAGTGGATTCTCGGCGGCGGTTGGGACCAGACCAAGTGGACGGAAAACAAACTGCCCACCCGCAAGGATCTCGACGCCGTCACCGCTGGACATCCTGCCTTCTTCGATCGTGCCGACGGTCACATCGCCGTCGCCAACTCCGCCGCAATCACCGCCGCAAAAGTTGACAAGAGCACTACCGCTCCCGCCGGCGGCGCCATCGATCATGACGCAAAAGGCGAACCAACCGGAATCTTCCGCGAAGGCGCAAAGGGCCTGATTAGCAGCATCATCCCGCCACCTACGCCGACGCAGCGTCGCAAGGGCATCGAACTCGCGCTCGAAGACGCCGCCCAACACGGCATCACCTCGCTGCAAGATAACTCGCCGTGGGAAGACTTCCTCGTTTACGAAGAACTCGAGAGCGAAGGCAAGCTCACGGCACGCATCGCCGAATGGCTCCCCTTCACCGCAGAGCTGAACACGCTCGACCAACACCGCTCGCATCATCCCGGCAGCGATCCCATGCTGCATACCACCATGCTCAAGGGCTTCATGGATGGCTCGCTCGGCTCGCGCACCGCAGCTTTGCAGCGTCCCTACGAAGACGACCCAACCAACAAGGGTCTGCCACAGTTCGATCAGGAGACCCTGAACAAACTCGCGGATGAACGCATTGCCGCCGGCTACCAACTCGGCTTCCACGCCATCGGTGACGAGGGTGTGCAGATGGCCCTCGACGCCTTCGCCGAAGCCCAGCGCTACCTTCGTGACCACAACCAGAACGGCCGCGATCTCCACGATCTGCGCTTCCGCATCGAGCATTCGCAGGTGCTCTCGTCCGACCAGTTCCAGCGTTACAAGGAACTCGGCGTCATCGCCTCCATGCAGCCCAACCACCTACTCACTGATATGAATTGGGCGCTTGACCGCCTAGGCACCGCGCGTGCTCGCTACTCCTATGCGTGGCGCGATTTCCTCGACGCCGGCGTCCCCCTTGCCTTCGGCACCGACTACCCCGTCGAACCAATCACGCCGTTCCGCGGCCTTTACGCCGCCGTCACCCGCCAGAACGAAGCCATGAACCGCGAGTTCTTCCCGGTCCAGAAGATCACCATCGATGAAGCCATCGCCGCCTACACCGAAGGCGCTGCCTACGCGCAATTCGAAGAAAGCCTAAAAGGCAGGATCGCCCCCGGCATGTACGCCGACTTCGTCGTCCTCGATCGCGACATCACCGACATCCGCCCGCACGACATCCTCGGCACGCAAGTTCTGCGCACTGTGGTTGGCGGAAAAACGGTGTACGAAGTGGAATAA
- a CDS encoding M20/M25/M40 family metallo-hydrolase: MSAVEPLRVEATSKRGRLSETQWARSAQQRVVRLAQLQVVHDAFDWLHRKEFQLQERQIELAKIPAPPFGEAARADWLQFRFRELGLKDIHTDAVGNVLAILPGANTSAGYVSISAHLDTVFPAETKLDIKRDRDRMVGPGISDNAAGVVAMLAIAGAIKDGRIRPSAPILFIGNVGEEGEGNLRGVRHIFDDTRWKDAIEFSIILDGAGTDSIIAEGLGSRRYEVRVNGPGGHSWSDFGAPNPIVILSKIIQEFSATSLPSKPKTTYNIGVIQGGTSVNSIPEMACMRVDLRSVAVAEIERLEEALRRAADSAKTRDVEIEIRTIGDRPAGELKSDSPMLAMVRAVDAHLSITSRIQRASTDANIPLSQGREAIALGAGGTGAGAHTLHEWFDPYGREVGLKRILLLTLALTGIDE, encoded by the coding sequence ATGTCGGCAGTCGAACCACTTCGGGTAGAGGCCACAAGCAAGCGCGGTCGGTTAAGCGAGACCCAATGGGCGCGTTCCGCCCAGCAGCGCGTCGTTCGCCTTGCCCAATTACAGGTGGTGCACGACGCCTTCGACTGGCTTCACCGCAAGGAATTTCAGCTTCAGGAACGCCAGATTGAGCTCGCAAAAATTCCCGCTCCTCCGTTTGGTGAGGCCGCCCGTGCAGACTGGCTACAGTTCCGCTTCCGCGAGCTGGGATTGAAAGACATTCATACCGACGCCGTCGGTAACGTTCTTGCCATCCTGCCCGGCGCCAACACCTCTGCCGGCTACGTCTCGATCAGCGCGCACCTTGACACCGTTTTCCCTGCCGAGACCAAACTCGATATCAAACGTGATCGTGACCGCATGGTTGGTCCCGGCATTTCGGACAACGCCGCCGGCGTAGTAGCCATGCTTGCCATCGCTGGCGCCATCAAAGACGGCCGCATTCGCCCCTCAGCGCCAATCCTTTTTATCGGCAATGTTGGGGAGGAAGGCGAAGGCAATCTCCGCGGCGTCCGCCATATTTTCGACGACACGCGCTGGAAGGACGCTATCGAGTTCTCCATCATCCTCGACGGTGCAGGAACCGATTCGATCATCGCGGAAGGTCTTGGCAGTCGTCGCTATGAAGTCCGCGTTAATGGCCCTGGCGGCCATTCCTGGAGCGATTTCGGAGCACCCAACCCGATCGTCATACTTTCCAAGATCATCCAGGAATTCAGTGCCACTTCCCTTCCCTCGAAACCGAAAACTACCTACAACATCGGCGTGATCCAGGGCGGCACTTCCGTCAACTCCATCCCGGAGATGGCCTGCATGCGCGTGGACTTGCGGTCGGTAGCAGTCGCCGAAATCGAAAGATTGGAAGAAGCTCTGCGCCGCGCCGCGGACTCCGCAAAGACCCGCGACGTGGAAATCGAAATCCGCACCATCGGTGATCGTCCTGCCGGCGAACTCAAAAGCGATTCGCCCATGCTGGCCATGGTCCGCGCCGTAGACGCGCATCTCAGCATTACCTCACGCATCCAGCGCGCCTCCACGGACGCCAACATCCCGCTCTCACAAGGACGCGAGGCGATCGCACTCGGCGCAGGTGGAACCGGAGCCGGCGCCCACACTCTTCACGAGTGGTTCGATCCCTACGGACGCGAAGTAGGCTTGAAGCGTATCCTGCTTCTGACGCTGGCTCTCACCGGCATCGACGAGTAA
- a CDS encoding aldehyde dehydrogenase family protein, which translates to MATDTKIAAPVLISTNPATGETVGTYSCTSVDEVHEAVDIARRAQPAWAALGVQKRVAIIRRFRKLLNQQAGEVAELITREAGKPIPEAMGAEILVVQDAAEFVARHAAEILQPQPVPHSNPAMKTKRGTLHHEPHGVIGIISPWNYPFSIPSTETLAALVLGNAVVLKPSELTPACALKLQSLLHEAGVPKEIMQVVLGEGPVGAALIDSKIDKIIFTGSVATGRRVSVAAAQKLLPCVLELGGKDPFIVFDDADLDVASSGAVWGAFMNAGQTCLSVERCYVQRSVFEKFVNMCVKKAQALKVGDGFDRDTDVGPMIDTRQLRIVESQVADALDKGAKVLTGGERLTQLGPNFYAPTVLTNVTPDMKLMREETFGPLLPVIPFDTDEQAISMANESEFGLAASVWTNSRSRGEAVAGKIEAGTVMVNDAISGFGICEAPHGGFKASGIGRTHGLLGMQEMVRVRYVDVDRVVMKKPWWYGYKGMYREQIHGFADMMFGHSPAKRIKGALNSTKILTRPKL; encoded by the coding sequence ATGGCTACCGATACCAAGATCGCTGCTCCGGTATTAATCAGCACCAATCCCGCCACGGGTGAAACCGTCGGCACCTATTCCTGCACCAGCGTCGACGAAGTCCACGAAGCCGTTGACATCGCACGACGCGCACAGCCAGCCTGGGCCGCGCTCGGCGTTCAGAAACGCGTCGCCATCATCCGGCGCTTCCGAAAGCTACTGAATCAACAGGCAGGCGAAGTCGCGGAGTTAATCACGCGCGAAGCCGGCAAACCGATTCCTGAAGCGATGGGCGCCGAGATACTCGTCGTGCAGGATGCTGCCGAATTCGTCGCCCGCCACGCTGCCGAGATTTTGCAACCCCAGCCTGTTCCGCACTCCAATCCCGCGATGAAGACCAAGCGCGGAACGCTCCACCACGAACCGCACGGCGTGATTGGAATTATTTCCCCGTGGAACTATCCATTTTCTATTCCTTCCACCGAAACGCTCGCCGCGCTCGTTCTTGGGAATGCCGTGGTTCTGAAGCCGTCGGAACTCACACCGGCATGTGCTTTGAAGTTGCAATCATTGCTCCACGAAGCCGGCGTTCCGAAAGAAATCATGCAGGTTGTCCTCGGTGAAGGACCAGTCGGTGCTGCGCTCATCGACTCCAAGATCGACAAAATTATCTTCACCGGAAGTGTCGCCACCGGCCGTCGCGTGAGCGTTGCCGCTGCGCAAAAACTTCTACCGTGTGTCCTCGAGCTTGGCGGTAAAGATCCCTTCATCGTCTTCGACGATGCCGACCTCGACGTTGCCAGCAGCGGCGCCGTCTGGGGCGCCTTCATGAATGCCGGACAGACTTGCTTGTCTGTCGAACGCTGCTACGTGCAGCGCTCGGTCTTCGAAAAATTCGTCAACATGTGTGTGAAGAAGGCCCAAGCGCTCAAGGTCGGCGACGGCTTCGATCGCGACACCGACGTCGGACCAATGATCGACACTCGCCAGTTGCGGATCGTGGAGAGTCAGGTCGCCGACGCCCTCGATAAAGGTGCGAAGGTCCTGACGGGTGGAGAACGCCTTACGCAACTCGGCCCAAACTTCTACGCTCCCACTGTCCTCACCAACGTCACTCCAGACATGAAGCTGATGCGTGAAGAAACATTCGGCCCGCTGCTTCCCGTCATCCCCTTCGACACCGACGAACAAGCCATCTCGATGGCCAATGAATCGGAATTCGGTCTCGCGGCCAGTGTCTGGACGAATAGTCGCTCTCGCGGCGAAGCCGTTGCCGGGAAAATCGAAGCCGGCACCGTCATGGTGAACGATGCCATCTCCGGATTCGGAATCTGCGAAGCGCCGCACGGCGGATTCAAAGCCAGCGGTATCGGCCGCACTCACGGGTTGTTAGGAATGCAGGAAATGGTGCGGGTGCGCTACGTCGACGTAGATCGCGTTGTGATGAAAAAACCCTGGTGGTACGGCTATAAAGGGATGTATCGGGAGCAGATCCACGGCTTCGCCGATATGATGTTCGGCCACTCGCCTGCCAAGCGCATTAAGGGTGCGTTAAACTCAACTAAAATTTTGACTAGGCCTAAGCTGTAG
- the truA gene encoding tRNA pseudouridine(38-40) synthase TruA, whose translation MPRNFKITLAYDGHEFHGWQIQPGKPTIQGTLAETIERITGEQTLPQGSGRTDAGVHALGQVASVALQTPIPADGLHIALNDKLPPSIRALTVGEAAPDFHARHSAKGKTYRYRIYRAAICSPFLAHYVWHYPWRLDESVMQSATAFIQGEHDFTSFAASDPDRAQRIRDAEDEDGPSNVRTIYDAVWRTEGHELIFEVRGNGFLHHMVRNLVGTFVDFGKWQHPAESMAKILREKSRSAAGPAAPASGLYLVNVEY comes from the coding sequence ATGCCGCGGAACTTCAAAATCACGCTCGCCTACGATGGCCACGAGTTTCACGGCTGGCAAATCCAGCCCGGCAAACCGACCATTCAAGGCACGCTCGCCGAAACCATCGAGCGCATCACAGGAGAGCAGACGTTACCGCAAGGCTCAGGCCGCACCGACGCTGGTGTCCACGCCCTGGGACAGGTAGCGAGCGTCGCGTTGCAAACGCCAATCCCGGCGGATGGGCTGCACATCGCGCTCAATGACAAGCTTCCGCCATCGATCCGAGCACTAACCGTCGGAGAAGCTGCGCCGGACTTTCACGCACGTCATTCCGCAAAAGGGAAAACCTATCGTTACCGCATCTACCGCGCCGCAATCTGCTCACCCTTTCTGGCGCATTATGTGTGGCATTACCCGTGGCGGCTCGACGAATCTGTAATGCAGAGTGCGACCGCGTTCATCCAAGGCGAACACGACTTCACCTCCTTTGCGGCAAGCGATCCTGACCGGGCGCAGCGAATACGCGACGCCGAAGACGAGGATGGGCCAAGCAACGTGCGCACCATCTACGACGCTGTCTGGCGCACGGAAGGCCACGAACTTATCTTCGAAGTGCGTGGCAACGGATTTCTTCACCACATGGTCCGCAATCTTGTGGGAACGTTCGTGGATTTCGGCAAGTGGCAGCATCCTGCGGAATCGATGGCTAAGATTTTGCGGGAAAAGTCACGCAGCGCTGCCGGCCCTGCAGCCCCCGCCAGCGGACTTTATCTCGTGAATGTGGAATACTGA